CTCTGTAATGTCAATACTATACCATAAGATCCATCACAGCCTTCCACAGGTCCTGACGTTCACACAACTTGTCTCGTATAATTGTGTCTGTTGCCAGGTTCATCATGGTCGTCACGCATGTCGGGAGAACACAGGCTTGGCCAGAACAACCGTCTTTCTGTAAATTAGAAAATCCCAGAATTTTATTATCGACATTCTACCCATACAtctaacaaacaaacattaaaaactTATTGGCTTTATTATTTCATCAAATGTTTTCACAAATGTGTTATTACTTTTCAAAGTAACAATTTAGACATCACTTCTTCTTCTGATGTGACTCCAGGGTCCAGTACAAAGGTATCAacaaatacaggtatataaatcTATCAGATAGTATCCACTTAAATCTCTTGTTTTTACCTGGTAAGGACAGacagttttaaaatgtttagcCATTATATCTTAACCtacaactacaatgtatttcatcttGAATGCCGGTGAATTCATTAGTTTAAACCATTATTATTCTCTTTGGCCAGGTGATACTCTGAAACAAGTTTGGTCACAGTACTTTCAGCAATTCTAGTTAAGTAGCCATTTAAACTTTGGATGCCACTGACATTTGGGCCAACAAGATTGATTAACATAAGTTGATacaacttgtttcacaattgtaaaagtaaataaagtttatattcagtcagaggtcagaggtcaaggaAAGGTGAACATTGTATGCTGTCTGTAAATATATCTCCTGATCATATAGAGGTCAGATAAAGGTGAAGCTCAAGGAAAGGTGAAGGAAACAGTATTTATTTATAGACTTACCAATAAGGATTCAAACGCAGGCAGTACATCTACATCAATCTTGTCTCTTAATTTGGATTTAAACcttcaaaataatataaaaaggATACACAGTAAATAAATACTCTTGATAATCtaaacaatttttaattttatacacCGCAATTAGTTACTCATCACATAATGAAAGAAAATCAGTTGTAGTCcaatgatttaaaataattttcatttcttacTAATAAGTATCTAAATATTGTTGATCTTTGTTTATTAATTCACACTTACCTAACAGTCATTTatctaaatataattataattcattaCTAAGTTAaacttattataaatatatatatgtgtgtgtaacaTTATGTAAGAGAAATGAAACACATGTACCGgtatatcaataaatttatatacataacaatatcTAAACATCAGAACATATTTACAGCATTTCTTTGTGGGTAATTCCTTTGGAAAAGATTTTACAGTTTGGTAGGTGTACACCAAGAGATGTTGAACAGAGAGACAAAGGTAATCAAATTGTCAGGTACTCAGTACTTCCTTTATTAGTAATATTACACTGATTACATCATACTTACATTTTATCAGGTACTCAGTACTTCCTTTATTAGTAATATTACACTGATTACATCATACTTACATTTTATCAGGTACTCAGTACTTCCTTTATTAGTAATACTAGACACTGATTACATCATACTTACATTTTATCTAGTGCCAGGTTATTAAGTACACTGCCCGCAGTAATGGCTATAGTGACATTGGTTCTTATCAGCTCAAACAGTACCGTAATTAATCTACAATAAAACAGTACCGTAATTAATCTACAATAAAACAGTACCATAATTAATCTACAATAAACAGTTCTGTAATTAATCTACAATAAACAGTACCGTAATTAATCTACAATAAACAGTTCTGTAATTAATCTACAATAAACAGTACCGTAATTAATCTACAATAAACAGTTCTGTAATTAATCTACAATAAAACAGTACCATAATTAATCTACAATAAACAGTTCTGTAATTAATCTACAATAAACAGTACCGTAATTAATCTACAATAAACAGTTCTGTAATTAATCTACAATAAACAGTACCATAATTAATCTACAATAAACAGTACCGTAATTAATCTACAATAAAACAGTACCATAATTAATCTACAATAAACAGTTCTGTAATTAATCTACAATAAACAGTAGAGTAATTAATCTACAATAAACAGTACCGTAATTAATCTACAATAAAACAGTACCATAATTAATCTACAATAAACAGTATCGTAATTAATCTACAATAAACAGTACCGTAATTAATCTACAATAAACAGTTCTGTAATTAATCTACAATAAACAGTTCTGTAATTAATCTACAATAAACAGTACCATAATTAATCTACAATAAACAGTACCGTAATTAATCTACAATAAACTGTACCGCAATTAATCTACAATAAACAGTACCGTAATTAATCTACAATAAACAGTACCATACTTAATCTACAATAAAACAGTACCATAATTAATCTACAATAAACAGTATCACAATTAATCTACAATAAACAGTACCGTAATTAATCTACAATAAACTGTACCGTAATTAATCTACAATAAAACAGTACCGTAATTAATCTACAATAAAACAGTACCGTAATTAATCTACAATAAACAGTTCTGTAATTAATCTTCAATAAACAGTAGAGTAATTAATCTACAATAAACAGTTCTGTAATTAATCTACAATAAACTGTACCATAATTAATCTACAATAAACAGTACCGTAATTAATCtacaataaacaattaatctACAAGAAACAGTATCGCAAGAAATCTACAATAAACAGTACCGTAATTAATCTACAATAAAACAgtaaccacaacaaatatctcACTACAAGCCCTGGTTGATGACTATGATGACAACTCATCTCGATAACCATTCAATGTTTGCCTTACCTTGTCAGATTGAACACACGAATCACTGTTGATCTCCCTAATTCAGACAAAGTCAGTCGATGTAATAATGTTACACAGGCAGATTTCATCagacgaccttgacctttgattttCACTTCCATAAATTGGAGAATGTTTTCAGAGAAATTGTTGATTCCTAATAACTGTTGCTGATTTGATTCTGAAAAATAAGAGCGATGCATAAAACAACTTCTCTTGCAATAATATCTCCAATTTTTTAGGGTATTTTCAATAGAAAATGTTCAGTATTACAGACACTGTATGAAGAATACTAATCAGTATGAAATTCCTATACTATGTCTAATTTTCTGTGAGAATGAGGTAGATGTTTGTCTACTTGAtataaaagtatatattaaCAGCAGACTTATGTGACTAGGATCTCCCCTTTAATGTAATTTTCGCTGGAATATAATTTTGCTCTAATGTAAACTTTTGCTTTTTCATTCTAATGTAACTTTATATCTCTCCCTGACTCATGACTCTCCCTACAATATGACTCCCTCTAATGTGACTCCCTTCAATGTGACTCCCCACGATGTGACTCCCTACAGTTTGACTCCCTACGATGTGACTCCCTATGATGTGACTCCCTATAATGTTACTCCCCACGATGTGACTCCCCACGATGTGACTCCCTACGATGTGACTCCCCACGATGTGACTCCCTACGATGTGACTACCTACGATGTGACTCCCTACGATGTGACTACCTACGATGTGACTACCTACGATGTGACTACCTACGATGTGACTCCCTACGATGTGACTACCTACGATGTGACTCCCTACGATGTGACTCCCTACGGTGTGACTCCCTACGATGTGACTCCCTACGACGTGACTCCCTACGATGTGACTCCCTACGATGTGACTCCCTACGATGTGACTCCCTACGATGTGACTCCCTACGATGTGACTCCCTACGACGTGACTCCCTACGATGTGACACCCTATAATGTGACTCCCTACGATGTGACTCCCTACGATGTGACTCCCTACGATGTGACTCCCTACGACGTGACTCCCTACGATGTGACTCCCTACGATGTGACTCCTGACAATGTGACCTCACCGTTTTCTGTACATGCCATAGCCAACATCTCGATGCCTGCTGTCAGCATGGTGAGTTGTTCCTGGGACAGACTCCTAGGTTGGGAGGCTATACACCTGTAACACAATAGTACTGTTATAGGTCCAACACAATGGGCCATCAAATCaagcaatgacattttggagtcAGAATCTTAAACTCCTTAATTTCACTCTATGTGTGTACAGTTCTATGCTTAAAGTATCAGTTTACAAACAGTTTCTGAAAATGTAAAAACTATAATCTCATAGTAATCCAAGTAaaggctattccagtaaaatacaTCTTGCGAGAGGACTCCagaaacaaaaaagaaagtCTATGCATGGTGGTGCTGGAGAACTTCTATCAGTGGTCCCAGTAGGACAAACCTGGAGTCCACTTGTTGTTAATTTATTAGAATAACCCCAAGATGAAATCACCAATTATATAGTCTTAATGAATTAGAAAAGGCACACACATAATCTGATTTGACAGATTCCACACTTACCGCGAGAAACATGGATGACTAGAGAACAGATCAATGCCGCCATTTGTTCGGAATAAAGTCTTATCTTCCACTGTAAAATAAAACCGTATTTTGTATCAGACATGAACCAGGTCTGGATGTACATGCATAATATTGTAAACTTGTTAGGgaaaatgatatcatttaataaaTGTATCTGGTctggatgtacatgtataatactgtaaacttattaatgaaaatgatatcatttataaaaGTAACTAGACAAGTGGTAACTTTCATGTAGCTTACTGAgtgttacagaaaaaaacatttgtttgttgGTTTATCTCCCAGGATTCACATTACATTTCTCTTCCCAGGATTCACATTACATTTCTCTTCTCATGATTAACTTAATACAAATAAGAGTGAACCCCCCCCCCACTATAGAATAGAATACAAACCTGTCTGGAGTCGGCTACATATCAGAGTGAACCCCCCACTATAGAATACAAACCTGTCTGGAGTCGGCTACAGATCAGAGTGAATCCCCCGCTATAGAATACAAACCTGTTTGGAGTCGGCTACAGATCAGAGTGAACCCCCCGCTATAGAATACAAACCTGTTTGGAGTCGGCTACAGATCAGAGTGAACCCCCCGCTATAGAATACAAACCTGTCTGGAGTCGGCTACAGATCAGAGTGAACCCCCCGGCTATAGAATACAAACCTGTCTGGAGTCGGCTACAGATCAGAGTGAACCCCCCGCTATAGAATACAAACCTGTCTGGAGTCGGCTACATATCAGAGTGAACCCCCCACTATAGAATACAAACCTGTCTGGAGTCGGCTACAGATCAGAGTGAACCCCCCGGCTATAGAATACAAACCTGTCTGGAGTCGGCTACAGATCAGAGTGAACCCCCCGCTATAGAATACAAACCTGTCTGGAGTCGGCTACAGATCAGAGTGAACCCCCCGGCTATAGAATACAAACCTGTCTGGAGTCGGCTACAGATCAGAGTGAACCCCCCGCTATAGAATACAAACCTGTCTGGAGTCGGCTACAGATCAGAGTGAACCCCCCGCTATAGAATACAAACCTGTCTGGAGTCGGCTACAGATCAGAGTGAATCCCCCGCTATAGAATACAAACCTGTCTGGAGTCGGCTACAGATCAGAGTGAACCCCCCGGCTATAGAATACAAACCTGTCTGGAGTCGGCTACAGATCAGAGTGAACCCCCCGCTATAGAATACAAACCTGTCTGGAGTCGGCTACAGATCAGAGTGAATCCCCCGCTATAGAATACAAACCTGTCTGGAGTCGGCTACAGATCAGAGTGAACCCCCCGCTATAGAATACAAACCTGTCTGGAGTCGGCTACAGATCAGAGTGAACCCCCCGCTATAGAATACAAACTTGTCTGGAGTCGGCTACAGATCAGAGTGAATCCCCCGCTATAGAATACAAACCTGTCTGGAGTCGGCTACAGATCAGAGTGAACCCCCCGGCTATAGAATACAAACCTGTCTGGAGTCGGCTACAGATCAGAGTGAACCCCCCGCTATAGAATACAAACCTGTCTGGAGTCGGCTACAGATCAGAGTGAATCCCCCGCTATAGAATACAAACCTGTCTGGAGTCGGCTACAGATCAGAGTGAACCCCCCGCTATAGAATACAAACCTGTCTGGAGTCGGCTACAGATCAGAGTGAATCCCCCGCTATAGAATACAAACCTGTCTGGAGTCTGCTACAGATCAGAGTGAACCCCCCGGCTATAGAATACAAACCTGTCTGGAGTCGGCTACAGATCAGAGTGAACCCCCCGCTATAGAATACAAACCTGTTTGGAGTCGGCTACAGATCAGAGTGAACCCCCCGCTATAGAATACAAACCTGTCTGGAGTCGGCTACAGATCAGAGTGAACCCCCCGGCTATAGAATACAAACCTGTCTGGAGTCGGCTACAGATCAGAGTGAACCCCCCGGCTATAGAATACAAACCTGTCTGGAGTCGGCTACAGATCAGAGTGAACCCCCCGCTATAGAATACAAACCTGTCTGGAGTCGGCTACAGATCAGAGTGAATCCCCCGCTATAGAATACAAACCTGTCTGGAGTCGGCTACAGATCAGAGTGAATCCCCCGCTATAGAATACAAACCTGTCTGGAGTCGGCTACAGATCAGAGTGAATCCCCCGCTATAGAATACTAACCTGTCTGGAGTCGGCTACAGATCAGAGTGAATCCCCCGCTATAGAATACAAACCTGTTTGGAGTCGGCTACAGATCAGAGTGAACCCCCCGCTATAGAATACAAACCTGTTTGGAGTCGGCTACAGATCAGAGTGAACCCCCCGCTATAGAATACAAACCTGTTTGGAGTCGGCTACAGATCAGAGTGAACCCCCCGCTATAGAATACAAACCTGTTTGGAGTCGGCTACAGATCAGAGTGAATCCCCCGCTATAGAATACAAACCTGTTTGGAGTCGGCTACAGATCAGAGTGAACCCCCCGCTATAGAATACAAACCTGTTTGGAGTCGGCTACAGATCAGAGTGAACCCCCCGCTATAGAATACAAACCTGTCTGGAGTCGGCTACAGATCAGAGTGAACCCCCCGCTATAGAATACAAACCTGTCTGGAGTCGGCTACAGATCAGAGTGAACCCCCCGCTATAGAATACAAACCTGTCTGGAGTCGGCTACAGATCAGAGTGAACCCCCCAATATAGAATACAAACCTGTCTGGAGTCGGCTACAGATCAGAGTGAATCCCCCGCTATAGAATACAAACCTGTCTGGAGTCGACTACAGATCAGAGTGAACCCCTCACTATAGAATACAAACCTGTCTGGAGTCGGCTACAGATCAGAGTGAACCCCTCGCTATAGAATACAAACCTGTCTGGAGTCGCCTACAGATCAGAGTGAACCCCCCGCTATAGAATACAAACCTGTCTGGAGTCGGCTACAGATCAGAGTGAACCCCCCGCTGTAGAATACAAACCTGTCTGGAGTCGGCTACAGATCAGAGTGAACCCTCCACTGTAGAACAGAGGAAGCTGTTCTGGTTTACACACTTTCTCCAGTAACTGTACCACTGTCTGTGCACTTTCGTCTCCCGAGTCAAACAACTGCTTGGCCTGAGCTTCCTGCGTCTCCTTTTGTTCCAGACGGTCAACCTCTGACAGGTATTCTGAGGAGATTAATATGTACTGTTTAGTAATTAGTGTTACTGGTGGTGTATTAATTACCGTGTACACTGTAATCAATTTAAACTACAATTTCAGTTGAAAACAATTTTAACAGTTTAATCAAAAGACAAAATACTTCCCAGTGTAGCCTAAATGGAATTGAAATTAAATACATACTGCCATGTTGCTATGAATATTTGTATCAGATATCCTTCCCAATATAATTCATACACATTCTTTCAACAAACTTTCTTTTGTGTGTTTTTATACTGCTCTATGGTTCAATGTAGTTGACTAATGACACATTGTGATGTGTGAGTACCTTTAATCGCTGTCTCTCGTTTCGGGTCACACTCCTGAGCTTTATGGAGACACTCTCTGGCTTTCTCGTACTGACCCAGGCCCATGTGTGCCCGACCCATGTGGATATGGGCCTTTATACAGTTGGGGAATACCTACACAGAAAAAGGCAAAagtcaaacacacacacaaggtCATACAGAAAAGGGTCAAGGCCAACACACACAAGGTCATACagaaataggtcaaggtcaaacacacacaaggtcatacagaaataggtcaaggtcaaacacaCACAAGGTCATACAGAAATAGGTTAAGGCCAAACACACACAAGGTCATAAAAGAAAGGCCATGGTCAACAAGTATCCAAGGATTGACATAAAGGTGGTCATGCAGAAAAAGATCAAAGTCAAAAACATGCTCAAGGTCATACagaaaaagttttaaaaaaaacaacaacagcaaatGTTATACCGAACTGGTCAAATTTGTACAGAAATATGTCAATATCAAACACAATCAAGGTTTTACATTGAATAAAATTCAATGCAACGTCACATATTATGGTAGTTTAGATAAGAAATGACAGACACTCACCCTGAGGGCCCAGTCACAGTCTGTGAGAGCCTCCTCGTACTTGTGAAGTTTGATGAGGGTCTGGgctctgtttgtatataacactgtgttGTCTTTAACTTTTTGTAAAGCCTGAAATTAAATATAGCTGTGATTGTAAAGGTTGAAAATTCGTGAATTCAGAAGGAAAACATTGCCTGTTTCATAAAATTGTCTATTTCATAGTGAGACACATGCATGTATACAGACAATTATATACAGAAACTTAATTACAGAATAAATATGAAGCAATTTATATTAagttataaaatatcaattataataaAGGATGCAGAGGTTCGTATTGTTGCAATACTGATTGGAAATATTAAAATCTGATAAATGAATCATGCTTGGTCATCTTGTGTTCAACCCAGTCTCAACCCTTAACCATGTACCCATAtccactgtatatacatgtatactgtaacagAGTCCCAGAGAAACATATCTTTCCTTCGACATATCTGAGTGATGTCATCATATCTATGATACTGATAAATTGTCTTTTTTAACCGAGAAGCTGGATGCTTATTTTTGTTAAGAgacaaatgttttgttatattaacGTCCATATTACCTCTGAATAGTACTCTAATGCTTTTTCGTAGTTCCCCTGTCTAAATTCTTCATTTCCTTTCTCTTTTATTACGTTCGCTTCCTTCTGTCTTTTTTTCCGTCGTTCAGCTCTTTCATTTGCGTCAGCTTCCATTGCAGCCATGAAGGAATctgcaaacaaaaataaacattgtgATGGCTTCTTCTTTTTATCTCAACAAGAAACACAAAGCTACTTAATTGTTGATTGATAATTGGCAAGACAATATATTCCTGTCATCTATGATGAAATATGAGTAAGATGACAATTCTGTTACGGTAGTGTTTTCTACCGACAACAAAAAATGACTGCATATAGTATTGACCATGTCTTGCAATTGTTGACTGTTCACTGTCCAAATAAGGAACATCACTAAATGACCTCCCTGTACAATTCATACCTTGGTTTGTACTGTCAAACTGGGGAACATTACTACCCGGCCTCTCTGTACAATCCTTACCTTGGTTTGTACTGTCAAACTGGGGAACATCAGTACCTGGCCTCTCTATACAATCCTTACCTTGGTTTGTACTGTCAAACTGGGAACATCACCACCCAGCCTCTCTATACAATCCTTACCTTGGTTTGTACTGTCAAACTGGGAACATTACTACCCAGCCTCTCTGTACAATCCTTACCTTGGTTTGTACTGTCAAACTAGGGAACATCACTACCCAGCCTCTCTGTACAGTCCTTACCTTGGTTTGTACTGTCAAACTGGGGAACATCACTACCCAGCCTCTCTATACAATCCTTACCTTGGTTTGTACTGTCAAACTGTGAACATCAGTACCTGGCCTCTCTGTACAATCTTACCTTGGTTTGTACTGTCAAACTGGGGAACATCACCACCCAGCCTCTCTGTACAATCCTTACCTTGGTTTGTACTGTCAAACTGGGGAACATCACCACCCAGCCTCTCTGTACAATTCATACCTTGGTTTGTACTGTCAAACTGGGAACATCACTACCCAGCCTCTCTATACAATCCTTACCTTGGTTTGTACTGTCAAACTGGGGAACATCACTACCCAGCCTCTCTGTACAATTCATACCTTGGTTTGTACTGTCAAACTGGGAACATTACTACCCGGCCTCTCTGTACAATCCTTACCTTGGTTTGTACTGTCAAACTGGGGAACATCACTACCCAGCATCTCTGTAC
This genomic stretch from Pecten maximus chromosome 13, xPecMax1.1, whole genome shotgun sequence harbors:
- the LOC117340167 gene encoding tetratricopeptide repeat protein 12-like translates to MASKGKADPDLDDFLSKVDQIESIVKTLKYGDDTQVKTAMQEADTMLAHAKTHKGHFPEDLGPVEPGDEDLPKTKTGFSKTMINSAPTTTSNPERPGTDVPQFDSANQDSFMAAMEADANERAERRKKRQKEANVIKEKGNEEFRQGNYEKALEYYSEALQKVKDNTVLYTNRAQTLIKLHKYEEALTDCDWALRVFPNCIKAHIHMGRAHMGLGQYEKARECLHKAQECDPKRETAIKEYLSEVDRLEQKETQEAQAKQLFDSGDESAQTVVQLLEKVCKPEQLPLFYSGGFTLICSRLQTVEDKTLFRTNGGIDLFSSHPCFSRCIASQPRSLSQEQLTMLTAGIEMLAMACTENESNQQQLLGINNFSENILQFMEVKIKGQGRLMKSACVTLLHRLTLSELGRSTVIRVFNLTRLITVLFELIRTNVTIAITAGSVLNNLALDKMFKSKLRDKIDVDVLPAFESLLKDGCSGQACVLPTCVTTMMNLATDTIIRDKLCERQDLWKAVMDLMAQHKECLEQPISVELVESLLGLLSNLTFTVSPQHKEHALNICKQCLEFCKKFKHYKLIVSRSLGVLSHVLPKSIPSVDWLCTENGAEILMYHVKSEEDAENRKHALKGLTACTQINELARIFVVDHKGLGTLIRLLKADDEILIGNSALSLGHCTQVPKVCAALAKTDIIKDLLVLARDGKRPAVQQNCAILIAKLAQGDSRHLSRLRELHGVDILHTCMKHLK